One window of the Acaryochloris sp. CCMEE 5410 genome contains the following:
- a CDS encoding DUF3616 domain-containing protein: MMASLRKIEEISFLGEIHETEDISAIAYFEDYIFVGSDESQNIISLLKKDGQDFKLIKDVPLELDDEKEEIDIEGMSITTDGKLCVIGSHSSKRKRIKATKTYAENRQRLETVVVETKKNTIFQLKLDGNTGQVLERESNTQLKGVLEKNTILSRFLNIPSKENGIDIEGLAADNKYLYIGFRGPVLRGNFVPVMVTTFDDLLDYELRFVQLAGNGIRDITRVQDGFLLIAGPVGDGLGPYQLYFWNGEDTIPGEDRPDTSEYCRLIGEIPRPSDYPEAKAEGLTILEDQGKEMTAMMVYDGVPQGAPTIFTIEL, translated from the coding sequence ATGATGGCGAGTCTTAGAAAAATAGAAGAAATAAGTTTTCTCGGTGAAATACATGAAACAGAAGATATTAGTGCCATTGCATATTTTGAAGACTATATTTTTGTAGGATCAGATGAAAGCCAAAATATCATTAGTCTTCTGAAGAAAGATGGGCAAGACTTCAAATTAATTAAGGACGTGCCGCTAGAGCTCGATGATGAGAAGGAAGAGATAGATATTGAAGGAATGTCCATTACTACAGATGGAAAATTGTGTGTCATTGGCTCTCACTCATCTAAGCGGAAAAGAATAAAAGCCACTAAAACCTATGCTGAAAATCGTCAACGTCTGGAAACAGTCGTTGTAGAAACGAAGAAAAATACAATCTTCCAACTCAAGTTGGATGGTAATACTGGGCAAGTTTTAGAACGAGAATCTAACACCCAATTGAAAGGTGTATTAGAGAAAAATACGATTCTGAGTCGCTTTCTCAATATCCCTAGTAAAGAGAACGGGATTGATATTGAAGGATTAGCTGCTGATAATAAATACCTTTATATTGGGTTCCGAGGCCCCGTCTTACGCGGTAACTTTGTGCCTGTGATGGTCACGACGTTTGATGATTTACTGGACTATGAATTACGATTCGTGCAACTAGCGGGGAATGGGATTCGGGACATAACGAGGGTGCAGGATGGCTTTTTGCTGATCGCAGGCCCGGTTGGAGATGGGCTGGGGCCTTATCAACTCTATTTTTGGAATGGTGAAGATACGATTCCTGGAGAAGATCGGCCAGACACATCAGAGTATTGTCGATTGATTGGTGAGATTCCCCGGCCTTCGGACTATCCAGAGGCGAAGGCAGAAGGTCTGACGATCCTTGAAGATCAGGGTAAGGAAATGACTGCCATGATGGTTTATGACGGTGTCCCTCAAGGAGCCCCGACCATTTTTACGATTGAACTTTGA
- a CDS encoding hydantoinase B/oxoprolinase family protein, which yields MSNTELKKWQFWIDRGGTFTDIVAQTPNGSIVLHKLLSENPDRYPDAPLQGIRDLMGIDTDQPIPANQIAVVKMGTTVATNALLERKGDRTLLITTQGFRDGLRIGYQNRPDIFARQIQLPEMLYEQVLEVDERVTAEGEVWRPITPAVASQVREGLQGAYDLGIRSCAIAFLHGYRYPAHEQQVAALAKQMGFIQISMSHGVSPLIKWVSRGDTTVVDAYLSPILRRYVDRIEQELRPTDCNAESQPQLLFMQSNGGLTPARFFQGKDSILSGPAGGIVGAVQTCLAAGFQKLITFDMGGTSTDVAHFNGERDGTYERVLETEVAGVRLRAPMMAIHTVAAGGGSILNFDGSRYQVGPESAGAYPGPTCYRHGGPLTVTDCNVMVGKIQPQFFPQVFGAEGNQPLDLEIVQQGFAALSDEIVTATGDQRSAAQVAEGFLAIAIDNMANAIKKISVQRGYDVSGYALCCFGAAGGQHACRLAESLGMKTILIHPYAGVLSAYGMGLADRRVLKEQSLEIALTVDGMIRLTSEIQSLGKAALTELKQQGASDIQIFEVVKQVHLRYEGTDSALIVTFGSLTEMQNQFEQQYQQRFGLIQPNTGLVVATIIAEAVGQTATLDQAKVSQPVTTLLTQIANISLFSDDQWWDTPVFQRQELSAGTTVQGPAVILEQTGTNVIEPGWSASVTETGVLIVQHQVKQPQQSDTQAESLALSTSAAPDPVRLEIFSNLFQSIAEQMGFTLQNTSSSVNIKERLDFSCAIFDRQGYLIANAPHIPVHLGSMGESVQALIADQPEPFQPGDVFVSNNPYNGGTHLPDVTAITPVFVEGQPLFFVASRGHHADIGGITPGSMPPHSTHLDQEGVLLDNFKLVDQGVLQEKELRDRISESPYPARNPDQNLADLQAQIAANTKGAQELHRMVDQFGLSTVQAYMQYVQDNAEQAVRRVIAYLCGHAGDSLVSTYQVPMDCGATIQVQVTLNPDNDSAIIDFAGTSPQQPNNFNAPLAVCKAAVLYVFRTLVNTPIPLNAGCLKPLEIRVPPGCLLNPTYPAAVVAGNVETSQAVTDVLYAALKVLAASQGTMNNFTFGNQQYQYYETICGGSGAGPGFAGTDAVQTHMTNSRLTDPEVLELRFPVLVEEFSIRPESGGKGQYDGGNGVIRRIQFREAMTANILSGRRQVKPFGLAGGESGQTGQTQVIRADGSTTDLAATDTIEVDTGDAIAIFTPGGGGYGFSTTAT from the coding sequence ATGAGCAATACAGAATTAAAAAAATGGCAATTCTGGATTGATCGGGGAGGGACCTTTACCGATATTGTGGCCCAAACACCTAATGGCTCCATCGTGCTGCATAAACTCCTCTCAGAAAATCCAGATCGCTATCCTGACGCACCGCTGCAAGGAATTCGAGATCTGATGGGTATTGATACGGACCAGCCCATCCCTGCTAACCAAATTGCTGTGGTCAAGATGGGAACGACAGTGGCCACAAATGCTCTATTGGAACGGAAAGGCGATCGCACCCTCTTGATCACCACCCAAGGTTTCCGCGATGGCCTGCGGATTGGCTATCAGAATCGACCTGATATTTTTGCGCGTCAGATTCAGCTCCCGGAAATGCTTTATGAACAGGTGCTGGAAGTGGATGAGCGAGTCACGGCAGAGGGAGAGGTGTGGCGACCGATTACCCCAGCGGTTGCAAGCCAAGTTCGAGAAGGGTTGCAAGGGGCTTATGATCTGGGGATTCGAAGTTGTGCGATCGCATTTCTGCATGGTTACCGATATCCCGCCCATGAGCAGCAGGTGGCGGCTTTGGCAAAGCAGATGGGATTTATCCAAATCTCGATGTCCCATGGGGTTAGCCCCTTGATTAAATGGGTGAGCAGAGGCGATACCACCGTTGTTGATGCCTATCTCTCTCCCATTCTGCGGCGATATGTAGACCGGATTGAACAGGAACTGAGACCGACCGACTGCAATGCCGAATCCCAGCCCCAGCTTTTATTTATGCAATCAAATGGGGGGCTGACCCCCGCCCGGTTTTTCCAGGGGAAAGACAGTATTTTGTCGGGGCCAGCAGGAGGGATTGTGGGGGCCGTACAAACCTGTCTAGCCGCAGGGTTTCAGAAGCTGATTACCTTTGATATGGGCGGCACGTCTACTGATGTCGCCCACTTTAATGGCGAAAGAGACGGCACCTATGAGCGAGTTTTAGAAACTGAAGTCGCTGGCGTCCGATTACGGGCACCAATGATGGCCATTCATACCGTAGCGGCAGGTGGCGGCTCGATTCTCAATTTTGATGGTTCACGCTACCAAGTGGGACCAGAATCAGCAGGGGCCTATCCAGGACCCACCTGTTATCGTCATGGCGGTCCCCTAACGGTGACGGACTGCAACGTGATGGTGGGTAAAATTCAACCTCAGTTTTTTCCCCAGGTCTTTGGGGCTGAGGGGAATCAACCCTTGGATTTAGAGATTGTTCAACAGGGATTTGCTGCTCTCTCAGACGAGATTGTGACCGCGACGGGAGATCAACGGAGTGCAGCTCAAGTCGCAGAGGGATTCTTGGCCATTGCCATCGACAATATGGCCAATGCCATCAAAAAGATCTCGGTACAGCGGGGCTATGACGTCAGTGGCTATGCTCTCTGCTGTTTTGGTGCAGCTGGGGGACAACATGCCTGTCGGTTAGCAGAATCTTTGGGGATGAAAACGATTCTGATTCATCCCTATGCAGGAGTCCTATCGGCTTACGGCATGGGATTAGCGGATCGGCGAGTGCTGAAGGAGCAATCCTTAGAAATTGCCTTGACTGTGGATGGCATGATCCGGTTGACCTCAGAGATTCAGAGCTTAGGGAAAGCCGCACTCACGGAGCTAAAACAGCAGGGGGCTAGCGATATTCAGATCTTTGAGGTGGTGAAACAAGTCCATCTCCGCTACGAAGGTACCGACTCTGCTTTGATCGTGACCTTCGGTTCTTTAACGGAGATGCAAAACCAGTTTGAGCAGCAGTATCAACAGCGATTTGGCCTGATTCAACCCAATACAGGACTGGTAGTGGCGACGATTATTGCTGAGGCCGTGGGTCAAACAGCGACTCTCGATCAGGCCAAAGTGTCTCAGCCTGTAACCACCTTACTGACACAGATAGCCAACATTTCGCTCTTCTCAGACGACCAGTGGTGGGATACCCCCGTTTTTCAACGCCAAGAATTGTCAGCAGGAACGACTGTCCAGGGTCCTGCCGTGATCTTGGAGCAAACCGGAACCAATGTGATTGAGCCAGGGTGGTCTGCCAGTGTCACAGAAACGGGGGTGTTGATTGTCCAACATCAGGTTAAACAGCCCCAACAATCGGATACTCAGGCCGAGTCTTTAGCCCTGTCGACTTCTGCTGCCCCCGATCCGGTGCGCCTAGAGATTTTTAGTAATCTATTTCAATCTATCGCCGAGCAGATGGGATTTACGCTTCAAAATACAAGTTCCTCGGTGAATATCAAAGAACGCCTTGATTTCTCTTGCGCCATCTTTGACCGCCAGGGCTATCTTATTGCGAATGCCCCTCATATTCCGGTGCATCTGGGGTCGATGGGAGAGAGTGTCCAGGCATTAATTGCTGATCAGCCGGAACCCTTCCAGCCGGGAGATGTATTTGTTTCCAATAATCCCTATAACGGCGGTACCCATCTGCCCGATGTTACGGCCATTACCCCTGTGTTTGTGGAGGGGCAGCCCCTGTTTTTTGTGGCGTCACGGGGCCATCATGCCGATATTGGTGGGATTACACCTGGATCGATGCCACCCCACAGCACCCATCTCGATCAAGAGGGCGTGTTACTGGACAACTTTAAGCTGGTGGATCAGGGCGTCTTGCAGGAGAAAGAGCTGCGCGATCGCATCTCCGAATCCCCCTATCCTGCTCGCAACCCTGACCAAAATCTGGCTGACTTGCAAGCCCAAATTGCCGCCAATACCAAGGGGGCACAGGAGCTACACCGGATGGTGGATCAGTTTGGTTTGAGTACCGTCCAGGCCTATATGCAGTATGTTCAAGACAATGCAGAACAAGCGGTCCGCCGCGTGATTGCCTACCTTTGTGGCCACGCTGGCGACAGTCTGGTGTCCACCTATCAGGTGCCGATGGATTGCGGGGCAACGATTCAAGTCCAGGTCACCCTTAATCCTGACAACGATAGTGCCATCATTGACTTTGCAGGTACCTCTCCCCAACAGCCCAATAACTTCAATGCTCCCCTCGCGGTCTGCAAAGCAGCGGTTCTCTATGTCTTTCGCACCTTGGTGAATACTCCCATTCCCCTAAATGCAGGTTGCTTAAAGCCTTTAGAGATTCGTGTCCCCCCAGGCTGTTTACTCAATCCCACCTACCCAGCCGCCGTGGTGGCCGGTAATGTAGAGACCTCCCAAGCTGTGACCGATGTGTTGTATGCAGCGCTTAAGGTTCTAGCTGCTTCTCAGGGGACCATGAATAACTTCACCTTTGGCAATCAGCAATATCAGTACTACGAAACGATTTGTGGTGGTTCGGGTGCTGGTCCTGGGTTTGCGGGTACCGATGCGGTGCAAACCCATATGACCAATTCCCGACTGACAGATCCAGAGGTTTTAGAACTGCGCTTTCCGGTGTTGGTGGAGGAATTTTCGATTCGTCCTGAAAGTGGCGGGAAGGGCCAGTATGACGGGGGCAATGGTGTGATCCGACGGATTCAGTTTCGAGAGGCAATGACAGCCAATATTTTGTCTGGTCGCCGACAGGTTAAGCCCTTTGGTCTAGCGGGGGGAGAGTCGGGTCAAACCGGCCAGACCCAAGTGATTCGGGCGGATGGCAGCACCACAGACCTCGCAGCAACAGATACGATAGAAGTGGATACGGGGGATGCGATCGCAATCTTCACCCCAGGCGGTGGTGGCTATGGTTTTTCAACAACCGCAACCTAG
- a CDS encoding MBL fold metallo-hydrolase, which produces MSSVPVECFPYGVEPQTGVCLGLRLGPYRILLDCGLADISGLLADELQSDAVVEHPSEQQPADFVVCSQAHADHVRGLGALRQSFPKTPIYISLETQQILSHLEADPWASECNPIAWNTPFNLTSDLSLELIPAGQMPGAAVCLLTYTAKAEIGEVYTVAYTGDFYLTHTRFAPALSTASFKDRRIDLLIVKGGYGTLQHLPRKQQESELVQALLQALAAQQSIVIPVPQVGLGQELLMLIRTNAEFARQQVTVWVDETVAQGCDAYGQILASLPASIQNFARQQSLFWQATGQLQIQPLGVMTQLPCILLVHHQTDLGQYAQALGEQVLVLDPIPPQSPQALREHPQDAKGEPMSLPASWQRQTFLLAQACDGPSTTQLIHNSRPRHVAFYHRSPLVVEDLMQIPDLQNRYQLHPLIPGERLKVGLAESASLPQEALAPPLQTYRGELVESGLSVTLSLGANILEDPRWQTFADTGLIEAVWQGHQLVIRGLSQAEILRSSASQHPVDRTCCANCHYYRNQRCWQTDSALYGFKVSPQGTCPVYAPIGDRSGDLEPGSEDFDDEGVDV; this is translated from the coding sequence ATGTCTTCAGTACCAGTTGAATGTTTTCCCTATGGTGTTGAACCCCAGACCGGTGTGTGCCTAGGACTGAGGCTAGGGCCGTATCGAATTTTACTGGACTGTGGATTAGCCGATATTTCTGGCTTACTAGCAGATGAGTTGCAGTCCGATGCCGTTGTGGAGCACCCTTCTGAGCAGCAGCCTGCTGATTTTGTCGTCTGTTCACAAGCCCATGCCGATCACGTGCGCGGGTTAGGAGCGTTGCGCCAATCCTTTCCCAAAACGCCGATCTATATAAGCCTTGAAACTCAGCAAATATTGAGTCACCTGGAGGCTGATCCATGGGCCTCTGAGTGTAATCCCATTGCCTGGAATACGCCGTTTAACTTGACTTCAGACTTGTCCCTAGAACTGATTCCTGCGGGGCAGATGCCTGGAGCAGCAGTCTGTTTACTGACCTATACGGCGAAGGCTGAGATAGGAGAAGTCTATACCGTTGCCTATACGGGGGATTTTTATTTAACTCATACTCGGTTTGCCCCTGCCTTATCGACCGCCAGTTTCAAAGACCGCAGGATTGATCTGTTGATTGTGAAGGGGGGCTATGGAACCCTGCAACACCTCCCTCGGAAACAGCAAGAAAGTGAGTTGGTACAAGCCCTGCTGCAGGCGTTAGCTGCCCAACAATCCATCGTCATACCCGTGCCTCAGGTGGGGTTGGGACAAGAGCTGTTGATGTTGATTCGGACGAATGCAGAATTCGCCCGCCAGCAGGTCACTGTTTGGGTCGATGAGACGGTGGCTCAAGGATGCGATGCCTATGGCCAGATCTTGGCATCCTTGCCTGCCAGTATTCAAAACTTTGCTCGTCAACAGTCTTTGTTTTGGCAAGCCACCGGACAGCTACAGATCCAGCCGCTAGGGGTGATGACTCAATTACCTTGTATTCTTCTTGTCCATCATCAAACGGATCTGGGGCAATATGCTCAGGCTCTAGGAGAGCAGGTGCTGGTGTTAGACCCCATTCCCCCTCAATCGCCTCAAGCATTGCGAGAGCATCCTCAGGATGCCAAGGGAGAACCGATGAGCCTTCCGGCTTCCTGGCAGAGACAGACTTTTCTGCTGGCACAAGCCTGTGATGGCCCTAGTACGACTCAGTTGATTCATAATAGCCGTCCCCGCCATGTGGCGTTTTATCACCGCTCGCCCCTAGTGGTTGAGGATTTAATGCAAATCCCAGATCTACAGAATCGCTATCAGCTTCATCCTCTGATACCAGGGGAGCGACTAAAGGTGGGGTTAGCAGAGAGTGCCTCCCTACCTCAAGAGGCCCTGGCTCCGCCTTTGCAAACCTATAGGGGTGAACTGGTGGAGTCAGGATTATCTGTCACCTTGAGCTTAGGGGCTAATATTCTGGAAGACCCACGGTGGCAGACCTTTGCGGATACTGGCTTAATTGAAGCGGTTTGGCAGGGGCATCAACTGGTGATTCGAGGATTGTCTCAGGCAGAAATATTACGCAGTAGTGCGAGCCAACACCCTGTGGATCGTACTTGCTGTGCCAATTGCCATTACTACCGAAACCAACGCTGTTGGCAGACAGACTCTGCTCTATATGGCTTTAAAGTGTCTCCTCAGGGAACATGTCCGGTCTATGCACCGATAGGGGATAGGTCAGGTGACTTAGAGCCGGGGTCAGAAGACTTCGACGACGAAGGAGTAGATGTTTAA